Genomic segment of Brachyhypopomus gauderio isolate BG-103 chromosome 10, BGAUD_0.2, whole genome shotgun sequence:
TGTCTTCTGCTGTTATTcacctttttttcttttgttttacaTATAGGACGTGAAAAGTTAGGATTTGACGTCGGCACACCAGTGCTGGTGACGCTTGAGGATGACGGGACTATTGTGGAAGACGAAGACTACTTTTTGTGTTTGCCGTCAAATACCAAATTCATTTTGCTGCGTCATGGGGAGATGTGGAAACCTGACAGCAGATGTAAGAATGTCTCTGGATGCAGACTTTTCTCTGAAGCTTATCTCTAATCCTAATCGAGCACACCGTCCTCTGTAGGTGATGAGCGCACAGCCTGGCCCAGCCATGATTCGGGTGCAGTGGAGACAGACGTGGTGGACAGTGCAGAGGCCTGGCCCGGTTTAGCTCACCAGCTCAAGCAGGACCTGGCCAGCATCATTTTCATGTCTGAAGCAGACCTGCAGGTCTCTTGAAATCACGGAATCATCTCCGGTCCACCATGCCACACTGACGTTCTCTGTTAATCGCTCTGCTGCCTCTGACCGCGTGCTGAAATGTGTGTTCACGGCAGAGTCTGGTAGATGTACCTTGTGCAGACCTAGCCACAGCGCTGGGCTTCCCTGAGAAGAAGGCCCATGATTTACAAGACACCTTGCAGAGAGTCCTGGACCGTAGGGAAGAGGAGAGGCAGTCCAGAGACCTGCTGCAGCTCTATCTGAAGGCCGTGGAGAAGGAGTCTAGCCAGGCGGTGCTGCCAGACGGTAGGAATCTGTTAATTGAAATATAACATTTGAAAtggttttaaaaataaacatttctgaCATGAAATTGTCCGGTGGTCTCAGAACATGGATTTGCCTTTTGACTTATTGGCGGTCTACAGCCACAAGGTGGTGCAATTGTgcaatgaaaaacaaaattattCTTCAATAACGAATGCATTTGCTTTTCCAATCAGGGATTAAGTAGTAAAAAGTGTCAATTTTCTAATTCTTATGGTTAAATTAATGTCTTAACTAATGCCCATGAAATAGATCACGTGCTTTTGGTGAacttgtgtgatgtgtgctgggtGTTGGGTGCAGTATGATGTGTGCTGGTTGATGTGTGCTGGGTGCTGTATGATGTGTGCTGGTTGATGTGTAATGTGTGCTGGTGATATGTGATGTCTGCTGGgtgatgtgtaatgtgtgcTGGTGATATATGATGTCTGCTGGgtgatgtgtaatgtgtgctggtgctgtctgATATGTGTGCTGGgtgatgtgtaatgtgtgcTGGTGATATGTGATGTCTGCTGGgtaatgtgtaatgtgtgctggtgctgtctgATATGTGTGCTGGGTGATGTGTAATATGTGCTGGTGATGTGTGCTGGgtgatgtgtaatgtgtgcTGGTGATGTGTGCTGGgtaatgtgtaatgtgtgctggtgctgtctgATATGTGTGCTGGGTGATGTGTAATTTGTGCTGGTGATGTGTGCTGGgtgatgtgtaatgtgtgctggtgatgtgtgatgtctgctgggtgatgtgtaatgtgtgctggtgctgtctgATATGTGTGCTGGGTGATGTGTAATATGTGCTGGTGATGTGTGCTGGgtgatgtgtaatgtgtgcTGGTGATATGTGATGTCTGCTGGgtgatgtgtaatgtgtgctggtgctgtctgATATGTGTGCTGGGTGATGTGTAATATGTGCTGGTGATGTGTGCTGGgtgatgtgtaatgtgtgcTGGTGATGTGTGCTGGgtaatgtgtaatgtgtgctggtgctgtctgATATGTGTGCTGGGTGATGTGTAATGTATGCTGGTGCTGTCTgatatgtgatgtgtaatgtgtgcTGGGTGATATGTGATGTCTGCTGGGTGATGTGTAATTTGTGCTGGTGATGTGTGCTGGgtgatgtgtaatgtgtgctggtgctgtctgATATGTGTGCTGGGTGATGTGTAATATGTGCTGGTGATGTGTGCTGGgtgatgtgtaatgtgtgcTGGTGATGTGTGCTGGgtaatgtgtaatgtgtgcTGGTGCTGTTTGATATGTGTGCTGGGTGATGTGTAATGTATGCTGGTGCTGTCTgatatgtgatgtgtaatgtgtgcTGGGTGATATGTGATGTCTGCTGGgtgatgtgtaatgtgtgctggtgctgtctgatatgtgatgtgtgctgggtgatgtgtaatgtgtgctgggtgatatgtgatgtgtaatgtgtgctggtgctgtctgATATGTGATGTGTGCTTGTGCTGTGTGATGTATGCTGGTGCTGTCTGATATGTGATGTGTGCTGggtgctgtgtgatgtgtgctgtgtgatgtgtgctggtgctgtctgatatgtgatgtgtgctgtgtgatgtgtgctgggtgctggtgctgtgtgatgtgtgctggtgctgtgtgatgtgtgctggtgctgtgtgatgtgtgctgggtgctgtgtgatgtgtgctgggtGCTGTGTGATatgtgatgtgtgctgtgtgatgtgtgatgtgtgctgggtGCTGTGTGCTGggtgctgtgtgatgtgtgctgggtgctggtgctgtgtgctgtgtgctggtgctgtgtgatgtgtgctgggtGCTGTGTGATATGTGAtgtgtgctggtgctgtctgatatgtgatgtgtgctgtgtgatgtgtgctgggtgctggtgctgtgtgatgtgtgctgtgtgctggtgctgtgtgatgtgtgctggtgctgtgtgatgtgtgctgggtGCTGTGTGATAtgtgctgtgtgatgtgtgctgggtgctgtgtgatgtgtgctgggtgctgtgtgatgtgtgctgggtgctggtgctgtgtgctgtgtgctggtgctgtgtgatgtgtgctgggtGCTGTGTGATATGTGAtgtgtgctggtgctgtctgatatgtgatgtgtgctggtgctgtgtgatgtgtgctggtgctgtctgatatgtgatgtgtgctgggtgctgtgtgatgtgtgctgggtGCTGTCTGATATGTGATGTGTGCTGggtgctgtgtgatgtgtgctgggtgctgtgtgatgtgtgctgtgcTCTTCGCCTGTTGCAGGTAAGAAAGCAGAGGATGAAGTCGATGGCGTGGAGATGGACTCCGTGGAGATGGACTCCGTGGAGATGGACTCCGTGGTAGCTATCAGCTCCAGGACACTCCAGGTCCTGAAGACCAAAACAAGGCCTGAAACTAGACTCTCCAATAAAGAACTGCAGGTTTGGGAACCCTGTGCCTAGCCTTCCTCACTAAAGATCCCCAACACCCACATCTTGGGAGCAAAAGCTATCCTTGATGCATTTTCATCTATATTCCACCTGGGGGCACTAGCGTCCCACATTCCATATCAGCACCATCCAGTTACACCTCGGTGAAAGCGACTGTTCCTTATTACCCACTATGATTTGCGCAACTAACAAAACCCTGTGAAATAATGAACATTAACATATGGAGTACTTGGAGATGGAATAATATCATATTACATGAATAGCGACATAAACCATTTGGGGTTTTTTTACATTGACTACGTTTTTTTAGATGAGTGAAAGTGCGAACTAAACCTGTGTCTGGTGTGCATGTGCAGCTGGTCCTGGACGAGGGTGTGGTGGCCATGGCCGAGACGCTGGGCTGGGACAGGGAGAGGACCGGCGTGCTGATCCACGCCTGTGGGGCTGAGCTGGAGAGACGCGTGCAGCAGGTCCAGTCCTTACAGGCTCTTTGTGCTCACGCGAAGAACGAGGCCACGCCCCCCAAGCGAGCGCAGAAACGGGCCAAACGCAGCTGATCCGTTGAGCTTAGCTGCTGCGATGTGCACAAACCAGTCGTGGCTGATGTGGGCTGGTTCTTATGTCACTTGGTTTAAGAGTCGTGAGCCATGTCGGCTCATGCGGTCTGGTGTtggagaagaaaagaaaagtcTCCTACTGGGTGGTATTGATTTGTGTGAAGTTTcatggttctctctctcttttgtttgTAACATGAACGTGAATGCTGCATTGAATGAGTATAATGGTGCTGACATCACAGTGGTTTGTAGTGCGCTCCTTtgataaacaggcatgaaatgTTAAGGAATATTATGAATAGATATGTAAATTATACACCATTAATTACTTGGGTTTCTAAATGGGattgttgttttatttcttctacaGTTGATAATAGACTTTTTATAAATGCTTAAATTTCATGTAAAGAAAAATGTTACCACAAATGCACATTGTATTTGTGGGCTGCAAGCactaataaaatgtttttttatttgtcaaAATAAAATATGCTTAGTTTGCCATATAAGACATCTGGCAAAGAGATATTATTGCTATAAATGATTCAAATGAGAGCaaagtagaagaaaaaaaatttttttttgtgataCAATAGCATCTTTCAAAAAGGTAAGGTTTAGAATTTTTTGACCTTACATAATTTTATCTTTAACACATGACATTTGTTTTAACATGAAATCAGAGATTGCAGACATTTTATAGATACATGTACAAAAGTGGTCTATGCTTTCTGCTCTTTAActataatattaaatataaaatttaaatttaaaaaattGAGCTGTAGTACACGAGATCTAATTATGGTTAAAGTTTGGTGATTGTGATGGCCTTTCAATGATTGTTTCAGTTTTTGGACAAATTCCTGTTGATTTTCAATTATTCATATTTTTATATGGACACCTGAAAGGATGTCAAAATTGTCCCATTTCCCATGAATCTATTATGCCTGTTTCATACACAACACCTGGTTTAGCTTGTTAAAATACCTTCACTCAGTcataatacatttttaaatagaGCACACATTTACCGTGCTGCTAATAAGGACTATAATGGAAGACGAAATTTGTTCATGGAAATGCTTGTTAAAAGCACAGAGCACAAGC
This window contains:
- the dffa gene encoding DNA fragmentation factor subunit alpha, translating into MTDVKPCKVCDWSRRRCHGVAASSLDQLKIKGREKLGFDVGTPVLVTLEDDGTIVEDEDYFLCLPSNTKFILLRHGEMWKPDSRCDERTAWPSHDSGAVETDVVDSAEAWPGLAHQLKQDLASIIFMSEADLQSLVDVPCADLATALGFPEKKAHDLQDTLQRVLDRREEERQSRDLLQLYLKAVEKESSQAVLPDGKKAEDEVDGVEMDSVEMDSVEMDSVVAISSRTLQVLKTKTRPETRLSNKELQLVLDEGVVAMAETLGWDRERTGVLIHACGAELERRVQQVQSLQALCAHAKNEATPPKRAQKRAKRS